The following coding sequences are from one Mycobacterium bourgelatii window:
- a CDS encoding phosphotransferase, with protein sequence MKNRVTPAISAFGLATHLGRGASRIVTDAVLGSRVGLPRTIDQVNASVLSRVMGTAVRTVRVLNSDAGTSSRGRLVLTGRHVPDSVFVKLTAATAATRMVGELGRLGHTEVRFYRELAPHISGVPECYGAAFDTWTGRYLLVLEDLPASCEFPDTLHPLSIDQASLVVELLAELHATFWDRLPRNGSSRLGWLYTPSGDDTSLLTGTLMKASLKRLTERSEGSVNLDYDQGRLIADNYRAAAAVIDAPPHTVMHGDAHPGNIYFRDGRAGLLDWQAVRRGHASRELAYTLITSLTLEDRRAAERDLLDHYRRALAACDGPDLDRDELWLRYRQSALYAYVAPLIVAGMGGMQAEDIAMEGLRRGVGAIDDLETVAALKSA encoded by the coding sequence ATGAAAAACCGCGTGACACCAGCTATTTCGGCATTCGGGCTGGCCACTCACCTGGGCCGGGGAGCGAGCCGCATCGTCACCGACGCGGTCCTCGGCAGCCGCGTCGGCCTACCCCGGACGATCGACCAGGTCAACGCCTCCGTGCTGTCCAGGGTCATGGGAACCGCCGTCCGGACCGTCCGCGTCCTCAACAGCGACGCCGGGACCTCGTCCCGGGGACGACTGGTCCTGACCGGGAGACACGTCCCCGACTCCGTCTTCGTCAAGCTCACGGCGGCAACGGCCGCGACCCGTATGGTGGGCGAGCTAGGCCGACTCGGGCACACCGAAGTCCGCTTCTACCGTGAGCTCGCACCGCATATCTCCGGTGTCCCCGAATGCTACGGCGCGGCATTCGACACCTGGACCGGCCGCTACCTCCTGGTCCTCGAGGATCTGCCTGCTTCGTGCGAATTCCCCGACACGCTGCACCCGCTGTCCATCGACCAGGCCAGCCTGGTCGTCGAATTGCTCGCCGAACTGCACGCCACCTTCTGGGACCGGCTGCCGCGCAACGGAAGCAGCCGGTTGGGTTGGCTTTACACGCCCTCCGGTGACGACACTTCGCTGTTGACCGGCACGTTGATGAAGGCGTCGCTCAAGCGCCTCACCGAGCGCAGCGAGGGCTCGGTCAACCTGGATTACGACCAGGGCCGCCTCATCGCCGACAACTACCGTGCGGCCGCCGCCGTCATCGACGCTCCCCCGCACACCGTCATGCACGGTGACGCCCACCCAGGCAACATCTACTTCCGGGACGGCCGGGCGGGACTGCTGGACTGGCAGGCGGTACGGCGCGGACACGCGTCGCGGGAACTGGCCTACACGCTGATCACCAGCCTGACGCTCGAAGACCGGCGGGCGGCCGAACGCGATCTGCTGGACCACTATCGCCGGGCGCTGGCCGCGTGTGATGGTCCCGACCTGGATCGCGATGAGCTGTGGCTGCGGTACCGCCAAAGCGCGCTGTACGCATATGTGGCTCCGCTGATCGTCGCGGGCATGGGCGGGATGCAGGCCGAAGACATCGCCATGGAGGGCTTGCGGCGCGGGGTCGGGGCGATCGATGACCTGGAAACGGTCGCCGCGCTCAAGAGCGCCTAG